The following are encoded in a window of Amaranthus tricolor cultivar Red isolate AtriRed21 chromosome 2, ASM2621246v1, whole genome shotgun sequence genomic DNA:
- the LOC130805743 gene encoding uncharacterized protein LOC130805743, which translates to MYKRAAQIGNILRKEKEKQVVGDKRKKMSNQFSRSQNNFSQKKLRSFEGYQGNSFVGNAGPRRKPRNVRPLVDRDGKERRIITITVEEMLMGITMGRDFIASLAVIRVILVEIEMTILKGNGRVRHLGMDWLSKFKATIECREYMVILKGPLGEEVRYRKFQKGPRSNVVSTLELRKLNLVEHEEHLRKVLQTLRENKLYAKLSKFEFWLEKVSFLGHFVSKEGVWVDPAKVKAVRSWSSPKNVTEVRSFLGLAGYYRRFVKNSLG; encoded by the exons ATGTACAAAAGAGCAGCTCAAATTGGGAATAttttaaggaaggagaaggagaagcaGGTTGTAGGAGATAAGAGGAAAAAAATGTCAAATCAATTTTCTAGGTCACAAAATAACTTTAGTCAGAAAAAGCTAAGATCTTTTGAGGGTTACCAAGGAAATTCATTTGTGGGAAATGCGGGCCCTAGAAGGAAACCTAGAAATGTTAGACCTTTGGTGGATAGGGATGGCAAAGAGAggagaataataacaataacggTGGAGGAAATGCTTATGGGAATAACAATGGGGCGAGATTTCATCGCCAGTTTGGCAGTAATCAGGGTCATTCTGGTGGAAATAGAAATGACAATACTGAAGGG AAATGGAAGGGTTAGGCACTTAGGGATGGATTGGTTGAGCAAGTTCAAGGCAACTATCGAATGTAGAGAATACATGGTGATTTTGAAAGGTCCGTTAGGAGAAGAGGTGAGGTATCGGAAATTTCAGAAGGGACCGAGGTCTAATGTGGTGTCGACCTTAGAGTTGAGGAAATTA AATTTGGTGGAACACGAGGAACATTTACGTAAGGTTTTGCAAACCCTTAGAGAAAACAAGTTATACGCAAAGTTGTCCAAGTTTGAGTTTTGGTTGGAGAAGGTATCTTTCTTGGGACATTTCGTGTCCAAGGAAGGAGTCTGGGTGGATCCGGCAAAAGTAAAAGCAGTGCGAAGTTGGTCATCGCCCAAAAATGTCactgaagtaagaagtttcttagggTTGGCTGGATATTATAGACGATTTGTTAAAAATTCTCTTGGATAG